In Candidatus Epulonipiscium viviparus, one DNA window encodes the following:
- the mfd gene encoding transcription-repair coupling factor, which translates to MTNTKTTLTKPLKKIEGMNKFINEFNRSKTGIVGGIIEAAKGHLIYTLADFLDTCPFVIASSEEEAEVVKEDLAFLFGSENVIYYPSRDILFYNADVHSNEIVKQRIEALDAIIKNNEAIIVTTIDALLNPLSPKDEFIRAQIVIKIGDTVDLQSMSYQLIENGYERVGRVEVVGQFAIRGGIMDIFSPANNTPIRMELWDTEIDSIRRFSPITQRTIDNIERAYIYPNQEIIIPREKLLKAIPIIEKELKATIGVLRESGAKSAANRIKENTNEDIEAIVNGLNIETQVLYAPFCDMETASLFDYLEYKKTIFITDIKKCKDKLLRVFLEYEESVKSRLEYGHMLPSMVKFIFNREEIIAKVFEKNYIGFMPFLASDDMATTKNILEIRLNEINSNYKGLKLFEQDLKQYKAEGKATVFLAGTKSKAAHVAEILEEQKIYTALGDLTYDIQKGQILIASGSLSHGFIYEDLEFVILSDRELFGKDRKVSTKKKYKGAKIESFMELAEGDYVVHENHGIGIFIGIEKIVTEGVARDNLKINYEGGTLYVNINQMDLVQKYVGSEGAAPKLNMLGNPEWKKAKSKARNSVKNIAKELILLYSKRENSRGFAYEKDSIWQTEFEESFPYEETSDQIDAIQAVKTDMESDKIMDRLILGDVGYGKTEVAIRAAFKAILNHKQVAYLVPTTVLAQQHFERFLKRMESQAISVGVLSRFRTPKQIKETLKGIESGMIDIVIGTHRLLSKDVLFKDLGLLIIDEEQRFGVAHKEKLKQMRTEVDALTLTATPIPRTLQMSLIGIRDMSVIEEAPSERRAVQTYVLEESDDFIKDAINREINREGQVYFLSNRVQNIVEKAAQLSNMVPKAKVALAHGQMSVRELEAIMERFENKEINVLVCTTIIETGLDIANANTIIIVDADKMGLSQLYQLRGRVGRSDKQAYAYLLYKRDKILSEVAEKRLNAIKQFTQLGAGFKIAMRDLEIRGAGDLLGASQSGHMAKIGYELYSKMLKEAILIEQGGGIEEEKIETTIEIKINAFISSNYIKDEIQKLDIYKKIASIRTEDDYLNVMDEITDRYGDPPTTVLNLLNIAMIKSIANSQNISLISQNIHMLMLKFTHEVEGKVLSLLANKYGKILRINIDKDIRLFFNIQEIPQKEYLDFVKQILCDIKEYKQKRGQ; encoded by the coding sequence ATGACAAATACTAAAACTACTCTTACAAAACCGCTCAAAAAAATTGAGGGAATGAATAAGTTTATCAATGAATTTAATAGAAGTAAAACGGGAATTGTAGGTGGAATTATTGAGGCAGCAAAGGGACATTTGATATACACTTTGGCCGATTTTTTGGATACATGCCCTTTTGTAATTGCTAGCTCTGAAGAAGAAGCCGAAGTAGTAAAAGAAGACCTCGCGTTTTTATTTGGCAGTGAAAATGTAATATATTATCCAAGCAGAGATATTCTATTTTATAATGCGGATGTTCATAGTAATGAAATTGTTAAGCAACGAATAGAGGCGCTGGATGCTATCATAAAAAATAATGAAGCGATAATAGTAACGACAATTGACGCTCTGCTAAATCCACTTTCGCCAAAAGATGAATTTATAAGAGCTCAGATTGTAATAAAAATCGGAGATACTGTAGATTTACAGTCTATGAGTTACCAATTAATAGAAAATGGATATGAACGTGTTGGACGAGTAGAAGTGGTGGGGCAGTTTGCTATTAGAGGCGGAATAATGGACATTTTTTCTCCGGCAAATAATACACCAATTCGCATGGAATTGTGGGATACCGAAATAGATTCTATACGTAGATTTAGCCCGATAACGCAACGAACGATCGATAACATAGAAAGAGCTTACATTTATCCAAATCAGGAAATTATTATTCCTAGAGAAAAGTTGCTAAAAGCGATACCAATCATAGAAAAAGAGCTAAAAGCAACAATTGGGGTACTTAGAGAAAGTGGAGCAAAATCTGCGGCTAATAGAATCAAAGAGAATACAAACGAGGATATTGAAGCTATAGTTAATGGACTAAATATAGAAACTCAGGTATTGTATGCGCCGTTTTGTGATATGGAAACAGCGTCATTATTCGATTATTTAGAATATAAAAAAACGATTTTTATAACAGACATAAAGAAATGCAAAGACAAATTACTAAGAGTGTTTTTAGAATATGAAGAGAGTGTAAAGAGCAGATTAGAATATGGACATATGCTACCGAGCATGGTCAAATTTATATTTAATAGAGAAGAGATAATTGCAAAAGTATTTGAAAAAAACTACATTGGGTTTATGCCATTTTTAGCATCTGACGATATGGCAACAACCAAAAACATATTAGAAATTAGATTAAACGAAATTAATAGTAACTACAAAGGCTTAAAACTTTTTGAACAAGATCTAAAACAATATAAGGCCGAAGGTAAGGCAACTGTATTTTTGGCAGGTACAAAATCTAAAGCGGCGCACGTGGCCGAGATACTTGAGGAACAAAAGATATATACAGCATTAGGAGATTTAACTTATGACATTCAAAAAGGGCAAATTCTTATTGCAAGTGGATCGCTAAGTCATGGCTTTATATATGAGGATTTGGAGTTTGTAATATTAAGCGATAGAGAGTTATTTGGAAAAGATAGGAAAGTCTCAACCAAGAAAAAATACAAAGGCGCTAAAATAGAGAGCTTTATGGAGTTGGCAGAAGGCGACTATGTGGTCCATGAAAACCATGGCATAGGTATTTTTATAGGTATAGAAAAAATAGTAACAGAGGGTGTCGCCCGCGATAATCTAAAAATAAATTATGAAGGGGGAACATTATACGTAAATATAAATCAGATGGATCTAGTGCAAAAGTATGTGGGAAGCGAAGGTGCCGCTCCAAAATTAAATATGCTAGGAAACCCCGAATGGAAAAAAGCAAAATCGAAAGCAAGAAATTCGGTCAAAAATATAGCAAAAGAATTGATATTGCTATATAGCAAAAGGGAAAATTCGCGTGGCTTCGCATATGAAAAAGATTCGATATGGCAAACAGAGTTTGAGGAATCGTTTCCATATGAAGAAACATCAGACCAAATCGATGCAATACAAGCGGTAAAAACCGATATGGAAAGCGACAAAATAATGGATCGACTAATTTTGGGAGATGTAGGATATGGCAAAACAGAAGTGGCCATCAGAGCTGCATTTAAGGCTATACTAAACCACAAGCAAGTGGCATACCTCGTGCCGACAACAGTTTTGGCTCAGCAGCATTTCGAAAGATTCCTAAAGAGAATGGAGTCGCAAGCAATATCAGTGGGGGTGCTCTCAAGATTTAGAACTCCAAAACAAATTAAGGAAACGCTTAAAGGCATAGAAAGCGGAATGATAGATATTGTAATAGGAACGCATCGTTTACTATCGAAGGATGTATTATTTAAGGATCTGGGGTTGCTAATTATAGACGAAGAGCAAAGATTTGGAGTGGCGCATAAAGAAAAGTTAAAGCAAATGAGAACAGAAGTAGACGCATTAACTCTTACGGCCACACCGATTCCCCGAACATTGCAGATGAGCCTAATAGGGATTAGAGATATGTCGGTAATAGAAGAAGCACCAAGCGAGAGGCGTGCCGTGCAAACATATGTATTAGAAGAGAGCGATGATTTTATAAAAGATGCCATAAACCGCGAAATCAATCGAGAAGGACAAGTGTACTTTTTATCAAACCGGGTTCAAAATATAGTAGAAAAGGCGGCGCAACTTTCAAATATGGTGCCAAAAGCAAAAGTAGCGTTGGCGCATGGGCAGATGAGCGTGCGAGAGCTAGAAGCCATAATGGAGCGGTTTGAAAATAAAGAAATCAACGTATTAGTTTGTACAACAATTATAGAAACTGGGCTAGATATAGCAAATGCCAACACTATAATTATAGTAGACGCCGATAAGATGGGATTGTCGCAGCTGTATCAATTGAGAGGGCGAGTGGGGCGAAGTGATAAGCAAGCGTACGCGTACCTGCTATATAAGCGAGACAAAATACTCTCGGAGGTTGCGGAGAAAAGATTAAATGCTATAAAGCAGTTTACGCAGTTGGGGGCAGGCTTTAAGATTGCTATGCGAGATTTAGAAATTAGAGGAGCCGGAGATTTACTGGGCGCCAGTCAAAGCGGTCATATGGCCAAAATAGGGTATGAACTGTATTCCAAGATGCTTAAAGAAGCCATTTTAATAGAGCAAGGAGGAGGCATAGAGGAAGAAAAAATAGAAACTACTATAGAAATCAAAATTAATGCGTTTATCTCATCGAACTATATTAAAGATGAAATTCAGAAACTAGATATATATAAGAAGATAGCATCTATCAGAACAGAAGATGACTACCTAAATGTTATGGATGAAATTACAGATAGATACGGAGATCCGCCAACAACAGTACTAAATTTGTTAAATATTGCTATGATAAAGTCGATCGCAAATTCGCAAAATATTTCATTAATATCACAAAATATTCACATGCTTATGCTAAAATTCACTCATGAAGTTGAAGGGAAGGTGCTGTCCCTGCTAGCTAATAAATATGGTAAGATTTTGCGCATAAATATAGATAAAGATATCAGATTATTTTTCAATATACAGGAAATTCCTCAAAAAGAATACCTAGATTTTGTTAAACAAATATTGTGTGATATTAAAGAATATAAACAAAAAAGGGGACAATAA
- a CDS encoding peptidylprolyl isomerase, which yields MKLTKKIVAMVLAGVLSVGALAACAASMKDNADDSNVAGEATGGASESAFNNGVMGDGVTLGVNDLVATIDDVKINESIYRAYLWSAQSAFEMQLGMDMGIMKDMEIEGQTIGEIAKDNALKSVALAIITNNKADEMDLKLTADELALIEADASTFIDINGEIAKLHGFTKQDVIDLLIGAELSDKVQRALSETYMPAEEEINERVELAKPSYEKVTARHILIGTVDETGAPVSDEVKAEKLALANELLDRIKAGEDIGKLAAEYSEDPGSKSTNGEYTFGRGEMVPEFEAAAFDNADGAIWAEPVETSYGYHIGQTIDHIEADEDAIRDEYIAYAQMNFAGEEIMSFVEAAKIDTTDAYEKIDLITNVAPEQDFELMPEDTTAHDHDHAGASVTASSDNVTIAADDVEIAKEEVESDDVAITKEEVDSDDVAITKEEVDSDDVTIAKEEVDSDDVAITKEEVESDDVAITKEEVDSDDVAITKEEVESDDVAITKEAVADVVLAEETVASESTAPIEDTVNN from the coding sequence ATGAAATTGACAAAAAAAATCGTAGCGATGGTATTAGCAGGTGTCTTATCAGTAGGAGCTTTAGCAGCATGTGCCGCATCAATGAAAGATAATGCCGATGATTCTAATGTTGCTGGTGAAGCGACAGGTGGCGCCTCCGAGTCTGCTTTTAATAATGGGGTGATGGGCGATGGAGTGACACTTGGAGTAAACGACTTAGTGGCAACAATAGATGATGTAAAAATCAATGAGTCCATCTATCGCGCATATCTATGGAGTGCGCAGTCTGCTTTCGAAATGCAATTGGGAATGGATATGGGTATAATGAAAGATATGGAAATAGAAGGCCAAACAATAGGCGAGATTGCAAAAGACAATGCACTCAAATCTGTTGCCCTTGCGATCATAACCAATAACAAAGCCGACGAAATGGATCTTAAATTAACTGCGGACGAATTGGCGCTTATCGAAGCGGACGCGTCAACATTTATAGATATCAACGGTGAAATTGCAAAGCTGCATGGATTTACAAAGCAAGATGTCATCGATCTACTAATAGGTGCCGAGCTATCCGACAAAGTTCAAAGGGCCTTAAGCGAAACTTATATGCCAGCAGAAGAAGAGATCAACGAAAGAGTAGAATTGGCAAAACCAAGCTATGAGAAAGTTACGGCTAGACATATTTTAATTGGTACAGTGGATGAGACTGGAGCCCCAGTAAGCGATGAAGTAAAGGCTGAGAAATTGGCTCTTGCAAATGAACTTTTGGATAGAATTAAAGCTGGAGAAGACATTGGTAAGTTGGCTGCAGAGTACTCAGAAGACCCTGGATCTAAATCTACCAATGGAGAATATACGTTTGGGCGTGGTGAAATGGTACCAGAATTCGAAGCTGCAGCGTTTGACAATGCAGATGGTGCTATATGGGCAGAGCCGGTGGAAACATCATATGGATACCATATCGGTCAAACCATCGATCATATAGAAGCTGATGAAGATGCCATTCGAGATGAGTATATTGCTTATGCGCAAATGAATTTTGCCGGTGAAGAAATTATGTCGTTTGTAGAAGCCGCGAAAATTGATACCACCGATGCATATGAAAAAATTGATCTAATAACAAACGTCGCACCAGAGCAAGATTTTGAGCTGATGCCAGAAGATACAACAGCACATGACCACGATCATGCAGGAGCGAGCGTAACAGCTTCATCTGATAATGTAACTATCGCGGCAGATGATGTTGAAATCGCGAAAGAAGAAGTCGAGTCAGATGATGTGGCAATCACAAAAGAGGAAGTCGACTCAGATGATGTGGCAATCACAAAAGAGGAAGTCGACTCAGATGATGTGACAATCGCAAAAGAGGAAGTCGACTCAGATGATGTCGCAATCACAAAAGAGGAAGTCGAATCAGATGATGTCGCAATCACAAAAGAGGAAGTCGACTCAGATGATGTTGCAATCACAAAAGAGGAAGTTGAATCAGACGATGTTGCAATCACAAAAGAAGCAGTTGCAGATGTTGTGCTCGCCGAAGAAACTGTTGCCTCTGAAAGTACTGCACCGATAGAAGATACAGTTAATAACTAA
- a CDS encoding peptidylprolyl isomerase, giving the protein MKLKVAALVVAGTLILGSAIAYGTIENTVFSSGAIGEGTKLGEGELVATINDVAVNMSMFCVYLWSAQNSFETEYGLDISSKVDGHKVSDIAKENAINSIAMAIMANNKAAALGITLSEEQVRLIERDAQIFMNNNGEVAKANNFKKQDVIELLTALEIVVDVQNAIAEEYTPPAEEIATKVERNLGAYQTVTVKHILLAKTDKDGNELSDKIKAEKLSLAKNLLQRVKDGEDIGRLAAQYSEDATDDDAKYIISPGDIGGKLERVAFQTADGGIWNEVIESPYGYHVGKTISHNTSTAEQLSKTYIATAKKVYAAEVVTQFAGQATVELTDAYDAIVL; this is encoded by the coding sequence ATGAAGTTAAAAGTGGCGGCATTGGTAGTTGCAGGAACATTAATATTGGGATCTGCCATTGCGTATGGTACGATTGAAAATACAGTATTTAGCAGTGGAGCAATTGGTGAAGGCACAAAACTGGGTGAAGGTGAACTGGTTGCTACAATTAATGATGTTGCAGTAAATATGTCTATGTTTTGCGTATATTTATGGAGCGCGCAAAATAGCTTTGAGACAGAATATGGGCTAGACATATCATCAAAAGTGGACGGGCATAAGGTTTCAGATATTGCAAAGGAAAATGCCATTAATTCTATTGCAATGGCTATTATGGCCAATAATAAGGCCGCGGCGTTGGGAATTACTTTAAGCGAAGAGCAAGTGAGATTGATCGAAAGAGATGCGCAAATTTTTATGAATAACAACGGAGAAGTGGCAAAAGCAAATAACTTTAAAAAGCAAGATGTAATTGAGCTATTAACAGCGCTAGAAATTGTCGTGGATGTGCAAAACGCTATAGCGGAAGAATATACTCCGCCTGCCGAAGAAATTGCGACGAAAGTAGAACGCAACTTAGGCGCGTATCAAACAGTGACAGTAAAACACATTTTGCTTGCAAAAACCGACAAGGATGGCAACGAGCTGAGTGATAAAATAAAAGCAGAGAAATTGTCGTTGGCCAAAAATTTACTACAAAGAGTAAAAGATGGAGAAGATATTGGCAGATTGGCAGCTCAATACTCAGAAGATGCCACCGATGACGATGCGAAATATATTATCAGCCCTGGAGATATCGGAGGAAAACTTGAGAGAGTGGCCTTTCAAACTGCAGATGGAGGCATATGGAATGAAGTTATAGAATCGCCATATGGATACCACGTGGGTAAAACGATTTCACATAATACATCGACAGCGGAGCAACTGAGTAAAACTTATATCGCCACTGCCAAGAAGGTGTATGCGGCAGAGGTTGTAACGCAATTCGCTGGCCAAGCGACAGTCGAGCTAACAGACGCATATGATGCGATAGTGTTATGA
- a CDS encoding peptidylprolyl isomerase: MSMDAMKDMEVEGKTIGDIAKDNALTSVALAVASIEKAEELGIVLTNEQLKEIEAQAINFMEVNGEIALRHNFDEYDVIDLLLGAELSNEIQIVIAENYMPSEEEIAAEVELAKPYYETVTARHIMFATTDEVGAPLSNDEKSNKLLLAEYVLDILEAGGKIENFVAVFSDDIGSKDNNGEYTFGRGEMIPEFEEAAFGHADGELWDKPIVTDNGYHVGQTILHNPADEELIRSQYIEYAKAIFANEEMLALAEEADVVTTATYDKLELITGAASEEAPEASIEIPEASIEEEIPEASIEEEIPEASEEAPEASEEIEIVFNDGVVEEGTVIGINDLLATIEGVKINESFYRAYLWSTQSDYEAQFGLSVDFMKDMEIEGQTMGDIIKEDALKSVALAIVANNEAAEMGIALDEEYVEVIKSEAANFMNVNGDIAEAQGFTEEDVVNLLVGMELLYKIQNIAALEYMPAEEEIAREVELAKPYYDIVTARHILITTTDEMGQPLSDSLQAEKLELANSLLERIKAGEDIGLLAAEFSEDPGSKNNNGEYTFGRGEMVPEFENAAFDNEDGVIWEEPVKTSYGYHIGQTIAHKPADEEQIREDYIAHAQANYANELVLKFIEEAQIEKADAFSGIEIIAEAMPEIK; encoded by the coding sequence ATGAGTATGGATGCTATGAAAGATATGGAAGTAGAAGGAAAAACGATTGGCGATATCGCAAAAGATAACGCACTCACATCAGTAGCACTCGCGGTGGCTTCTATAGAAAAAGCTGAAGAGTTGGGGATAGTATTGACTAATGAGCAACTAAAAGAGATAGAAGCTCAAGCAATAAATTTTATGGAGGTTAATGGAGAGATTGCGCTTCGTCACAATTTTGATGAATATGATGTAATCGACTTATTACTAGGAGCCGAGTTATCAAACGAAATTCAAATTGTCATCGCAGAAAATTATATGCCATCGGAAGAAGAGATTGCAGCAGAAGTGGAATTGGCAAAGCCATACTACGAAACTGTAACAGCAAGGCACATCATGTTTGCAACAACAGACGAAGTCGGGGCACCACTTAGTAATGATGAAAAATCAAATAAACTTTTGCTTGCAGAATATGTTTTAGATATCCTTGAAGCAGGCGGAAAAATCGAAAACTTTGTTGCAGTATTTTCTGATGACATTGGATCTAAAGATAATAACGGAGAGTATACATTTGGACGAGGTGAAATGATTCCTGAATTTGAAGAGGCAGCGTTTGGGCATGCAGATGGCGAGCTTTGGGATAAGCCAATAGTAACCGACAATGGATATCACGTAGGTCAAACTATTCTACATAACCCAGCAGACGAAGAATTAATAAGAAGCCAATACATTGAGTATGCAAAAGCGATTTTTGCCAATGAGGAGATGTTAGCATTAGCAGAGGAAGCAGATGTAGTTACTACTGCAACATACGATAAATTGGAGCTTATCACAGGAGCTGCATCAGAAGAAGCGCCAGAAGCATCTATAGAAATACCAGAAGCATCTATAGAAGAAGAAATACCAGAGGCATCTATAGAAGAAGAAATACCAGAAGCATCTGAAGAAGCGCCAGAGGCATCTGAAGAAATAGAAATAGTCTTTAATGATGGAGTTGTTGAAGAAGGTACTGTAATAGGTATTAACGACTTATTAGCAACCATCGAGGGAGTAAAGATAAATGAATCTTTCTATCGCGCATATTTATGGAGTACACAATCTGACTACGAAGCGCAATTTGGACTGAGTGTAGACTTTATGAAAGATATGGAAATAGAAGGCCAAACGATGGGAGATATAATTAAGGAGGATGCGCTGAAATCTGTGGCTCTTGCGATAGTGGCAAATAATGAGGCGGCAGAGATGGGTATTGCTTTGGACGAAGAATATGTGGAGGTCATAAAATCAGAAGCTGCAAACTTTATGAATGTAAACGGCGATATAGCAGAAGCGCAAGGATTTACAGAAGAAGACGTTGTGAACTTATTGGTTGGCATGGAGTTACTATATAAAATTCAAAATATCGCGGCACTGGAATATATGCCAGCCGAAGAGGAAATAGCAAGAGAGGTGGAGCTAGCGAAACCATACTATGATATAGTAACAGCGAGACATATTTTGATCACAACAACGGATGAAATGGGTCAGCCGCTAAGCGATTCGCTACAAGCTGAGAAGCTGGAATTGGCAAATAGTCTGCTAGAAAGAATTAAAGCAGGAGAAGATATAGGTCTATTGGCAGCAGAATTTTCAGAAGATCCGGGATCAAAAAACAATAATGGTGAGTATACATTTGGGCGAGGAGAAATGGTGCCTGAATTTGAGAACGCTGCGTTTGATAATGAAGATGGCGTAATTTGGGAAGAGCCAGTAAAAACATCGTATGGATACCACATTGGTCAAACTATTGCGCATAAGCCAGCAGATGAAGAGCAAATTAGAGAAGATTATATAGCTCACGCACAAGCAAATTATGCAAATGAACTAGTCCTCAAATTTATAGAAGAGGCACAAATAGAAAAGGCGGATGCGTTTAGTGGCATCGAGATAATTGCAGAAGCTATGCCAGAAATAAAATAA
- a CDS encoding ABC transporter permease, with product MNKKKMVDTFERIYRNSTYRIWLFVLGFVTLIPLVKLYKAKKGKDEFTRIKEALEKELADQKALLYQEAVNHLQMKNKYFNKTMTDAELQSSAQAIADKNFAAIVHDATIERAGALGVAEITVAKCFEELLSNPKYIVLSVLFSFPMYILIWLYQKPLIKYILERLLMMIFVLFGVTFLVFTILYLSPMDPALNILGQTATDTQIEQFNKVYGLDEPYLVQLFESFKSLITFDLGNSYQGNEDIAVAIMNKFPITLIVAFWAVFVSVSIAIPSGIISAIKQYSSFDYIFMFVALIGLAIPNFWLGLILILTFSINLHWLPATFQVGNWMSIIMPAIVLGTGMSASVARMTRSSMLEVKYSDYVLTARAKGLTERKVVLKHILGNALIPIVTVIGMQFGGMLGGSAVTEKVFNINGLGSWIVDKQFVPDIPVVLAGVVYISIVISLVNLGVDILYAVIDPRIKSKMKNY from the coding sequence GTGAATAAAAAGAAAATGGTTGATACGTTTGAGAGAATTTACAGAAACTCTACATATAGGATTTGGTTGTTTGTGTTGGGATTTGTTACTCTAATTCCGCTGGTAAAATTGTATAAGGCAAAAAAAGGAAAAGACGAGTTTACCAGAATTAAAGAGGCGTTAGAAAAGGAGTTAGCAGATCAAAAAGCACTGCTATACCAAGAGGCCGTCAATCATTTACAGATGAAGAATAAATATTTTAATAAAACGATGACCGATGCTGAGTTACAAAGTAGCGCACAAGCAATAGCAGATAAAAATTTTGCAGCGATTGTACACGATGCCACAATCGAGCGCGCCGGAGCTTTGGGGGTAGCAGAAATTACGGTGGCAAAATGTTTTGAAGAGTTATTGTCTAACCCGAAGTATATAGTTTTGTCGGTTCTATTTTCGTTTCCGATGTACATATTAATATGGTTATATCAAAAGCCGCTGATTAAGTATATACTGGAGCGCCTATTGATGATGATATTTGTATTGTTTGGGGTAACGTTTTTGGTATTTACGATATTGTATTTGTCGCCGATGGATCCTGCGTTAAATATTTTGGGGCAAACAGCAACCGATACGCAAATAGAACAATTTAACAAAGTTTATGGATTAGATGAGCCATATTTGGTGCAATTGTTTGAAAGCTTCAAAAGTTTGATCACATTTGATTTAGGAAATTCGTATCAGGGCAACGAAGATATTGCAGTAGCAATTATGAATAAATTTCCAATAACATTAATTGTAGCGTTTTGGGCAGTGTTTGTGTCGGTCTCTATTGCAATCCCATCGGGGATTATTTCTGCGATAAAGCAATACTCATCATTTGATTATATCTTTATGTTTGTGGCATTGATCGGGTTGGCAATTCCAAACTTTTGGCTAGGCCTAATTTTAATACTAACATTTTCGATTAATTTACATTGGTTGCCAGCGACATTTCAAGTGGGCAACTGGATGAGTATAATTATGCCCGCAATTGTTTTGGGAACGGGGATGTCGGCATCGGTGGCACGTATGACGCGTTCGTCGATGCTAGAGGTAAAGTACTCCGACTATGTTTTGACCGCACGTGCGAAGGGATTAACAGAGCGCAAGGTGGTCTTAAAGCATATTTTGGGAAATGCGTTGATTCCGATTGTAACAGTTATAGGGATGCAATTTGGAGGAATGCTTGGCGGATCTGCTGTAACAGAAAAAGTTTTTAACATCAACGGGCTGGGTTCGTGGATAGTAGACAAACAATTTGTGCCAGACATTCCGGTGGTGCTTGCAGGAGTGGTCTATATTTCAATTGTCATCAGCCTTGTAAACTTGGGTGTAGATATTTTGTATGCAGTTATCGACCCGCGCATTAAGTCCAAAATGAAAAATTACTAG
- a CDS encoding ABC transporter permease, with protein MANTKSNTEFYTKKINKKKLSASLEYTTSKLSWQISMGIIIISLLSAYDLRQMEIKTLPLVVAGVFLVEFLIQYKIYWKIVSEVIAGEIDPATRKLGLALMPFVVTGNFFMFIAGFMLIKDRKTIEYQLAVYSFLTTIFIILLSCINLFKESVVDTFWLGIAIYGAYAAINLVSVYFAGIYTLERRPDKKFLPLAVVGVAGILIGNVFAFLMGIIAIAKYYNKNEEVSIEWVDVVRRLFKNYMASIGMFVVVFLISVSIASLLTFDYEIATLNNYVALLEPPSLTYPFGTDELGRCVFTRIVFGARISLLVGVVATVVPIIIGGFLGAVSGYYGSHTDNIIMRLLDVLYAVPGILLAIAIIAVFGVSTMNLILALSIGGIPLYARTVRATVLGLSGQEFVEAAKACGAKDGTIIFRHIIPNALAPVIVRATMGIGSAVLSTSSLSFLGLGVESHVPEWGNILKAGSTYLETNPYIAIFPGLAIILIVLAFNYFGDGLRDALDPKFK; from the coding sequence ATGGCAAATACAAAAAGCAATACCGAGTTTTATACTAAAAAAATCAATAAAAAAAAGCTGAGTGCGTCGCTTGAATATACAACGAGCAAATTGTCGTGGCAGATCTCGATGGGGATTATAATTATTTCACTATTAAGCGCATATGACTTAAGGCAGATGGAGATTAAGACGCTGCCATTGGTTGTGGCGGGGGTATTTTTGGTAGAGTTTTTGATACAGTATAAAATTTATTGGAAAATAGTGTCAGAAGTGATAGCGGGAGAAATAGACCCAGCGACGAGAAAATTGGGGTTGGCATTGATGCCGTTTGTAGTAACGGGCAACTTCTTTATGTTTATCGCAGGTTTTATGTTAATTAAGGACCGCAAAACTATAGAGTATCAGCTGGCGGTCTATTCGTTTCTTACCACCATATTTATCATACTGCTTTCGTGTATCAACTTATTTAAGGAGAGTGTAGTAGATACATTTTGGCTGGGCATCGCGATTTATGGGGCATATGCGGCAATCAACTTGGTTAGCGTATATTTTGCAGGCATCTACACACTCGAAAGACGCCCAGACAAAAAGTTTTTACCTCTGGCAGTTGTGGGAGTTGCAGGAATTCTAATAGGCAACGTGTTTGCATTTTTGATGGGCATCATTGCAATTGCCAAATATTATAATAAGAACGAAGAAGTATCGATAGAATGGGTAGATGTTGTGCGACGGTTGTTTAAAAACTATATGGCATCGATCGGAATGTTTGTAGTTGTATTTTTGATATCAGTATCAATCGCATCGTTGCTAACATTTGACTATGAGATTGCGACATTGAATAATTACGTGGCATTGCTGGAGCCGCCAAGCCTGACGTATCCGTTTGGAACAGATGAGCTGGGAAGATGCGTATTTACGAGAATAGTCTTTGGAGCACGCATATCTTTGTTAGTGGGGGTTGTGGCAACGGTTGTACCAATTATAATTGGAGGCTTTTTGGGAGCAGTATCGGGGTATTATGGCTCACACACAGACAATATCATAATGCGTTTGTTAGACGTTTTGTATGCAGTGCCTGGAATTTTGTTGGCAATTGCCATTATTGCAGTGTTTGGTGTAAGCACAATGAACCTGATACTGGCACTTTCGATCGGGGGGATTCCTCTATACGCAAGGACGGTGCGTGCAACAGTTTTGGGGCTGTCGGGGCAAGAATTTGTGGAAGCGGCAAAGGCCTGCGGAGCCAAAGATGGTACCATTATATTTAGACACATAATTCCGAATGCATTGGCGCCAGTTATTGTACGAGCAACAATGGGGATAGGTTCGGCTGTTTTGTCGACTTCGAGCTTATCGTTTTTGGGGCTGGGTGTGGAGTCGCATGTGCCGGAGTGGGGAAACATTTTAAAGGCGGGCTCAACGTATCTAGAAACCAATCCATACATTGCAATTTTTCCGGGGTTGGCAATAATTTTAATTGTATTAGCATTTAACTATTTTGGAGACGGCTTGCGAGACGCGCTAGATCCTAAATTCAAATAA